The sequence below is a genomic window from Peromyscus maniculatus bairdii isolate BWxNUB_F1_BW_parent chromosome 17, HU_Pman_BW_mat_3.1, whole genome shotgun sequence.
CTGGGGGCggggctcaggggtagagtgacAGCCTGGGGTCCCGGGACGGCGCTGGGGGCggggctcaggggtagagtgacAGCCTGGGGTCCCGGGACGgcgctgggggcgtggctcaggcgTAGAGTGACAGCCTGGGGTCCCGGGACGgcgctgggggcgtggctcaggcgTAGAGTGACAGCCTGGGGTCCCGGGACGgcgctgggggcgtggctcagggatAGAGTGACAGCCTGGGGTCCCGGGACGgcgctgggggcgtggctcaggggtagagtgacAGCCTGGGGTCCCGGGACGGCGCTGGGGGCggggctcaggggtagagtgacAGCCTGGGGTCCCGGGACGgcgctgggggcgtggctcaggggtagagtgacAGCCTGGGGTCCCGGGACGGCGCTGGGGGCggggctcaggggtagagtgacAGCCTGGGGTCCCGGGACGgcgctgggggcgtggctcaggggtagagtgacAGCCTGGGGTCCCGGGACGGCGCTGGGGGCggggctcaggggtagagtgacAGCCTGGGGTCCCAGGACGGCGCtaggggcgtggctcaggggtagagtgacAGCCTGGGGTCCCCGTACTCcagactggctttttttttttatttttcgagacagggtttctctgtgtagctttggagcctgtcctggatctccctctgtagcccaggctggcctcgaactcccggagatccccctgcctcggcctcccgagtgtgcgccacccccgcccggcCCCAGACCGGCTTTGAACTCTCGTGGGCCTGGCCCGCTCTGCTTCCGTCACAGCAGCCGAGGAAATCGCGGGCCTTCCCGGACGGACCCCGCTTCCTTCCGCCCCGGTCCTGCTCACACCGGCCCGGGCCGCCCCGCACCGCTCTGtggcccaggccggcctcgaactcccGGGCGGGGACGGGCGCCGGGGGCTCCGGCACCCCGGGGAGGCTGCGGCAGGGGGACCACGGGGTTGAGGTCGGCAGGGGCAAACTCGGCGTCCCGCCCTCCAAGGGAAGGCTCGGTGCGGACAACTGGGATGGGACGAGTTCCCGGGGGTGGGGACTCCAGACGTGTGGGTGAACGAGTGAGTGAGGGAGTGAGTGatggtgagtgagtgaatgagtgagtgaatgagtgagtgagtgatggtgagtgagtgagtgaatgagtgatgGTGAgtgatgtgtgagtgagtgagtgaatgagtgagtgatgggtgagtgagtgaatgagtgagtgagtgagtgaatgaatgaatgagtgagtgaatgaatgagtgagtgagtgaatgatgggtgagtgaatgagtgagtgaatgaatgaatgactgagtgaatgaatgaccGAGTGAATGAATGACTGAGGTTCCGCCCGGTGTCCCCGCCGCTCGGCTCCGGTCCCCGCTCCAGGGTCCCCAGGGCCCGGAGGGCGTGGACGGGGCGGAGAGGAGGGGGCGCTTCCGGCCAGGGTCTCCGGCGCTTCCGGTACGCTCCCGGAGGGGCGTGGCCAGCGGGGGCGGGGCGTCGGGGCGGCGCGAAGATGGCGGCGGAGATGGCGGCGCCCGAGGCTGCGGCGGCGCCGAgctcgctgctgctgctggtggtgggcGGCGAGTGCGGCTGCCCGGGGCTGCTGGCCTACGTCCTGGCGGAGCTGGAACGAGGTGGGGTCCGGGGGGCCCGGGCGGCGGCCGGGGGGCGCGGGGCCGGGAGGGCGCGGGGGCCCCGGACGCAACGTTCCGGGCGCGGCCGGGGTCCGGGTGGGTGCGGGGTCCCCGGACGCAAGGTTCCGGGCGCGGCCGGGGTCCGGGCGAGCGGCGGGGTCCGCGCGTGCCTGGTGTCGCGTGGGCTCAACGTGACGGCGCGGGTCACTGGGCCCGCGTGGAGCGCGGCGTCCCGGGCCCCGCGTGGGGCGCGGTAGAGGGGGCGTCCGGTTCTGCGGGCGCCGGGCTCCGGGGGCGGCCTGGGGCCCGGGTGGGCGCCGCGTCCCCGGCTCCGGGGTTCCGGCGGGGTGCGgccttcctcttctggccccgcccctcgccGGGCTCGCACGCGCCGCGGCGCCCCGGGGCCTGCTTTCCCCGCTGCTAATTGAGGCGTGGGTGGCGCGGCCGCCCCGGGGCGCCTGGCACGAGGGGGGCTGAGTCAGGCGCACCTGTCACAGCGCACCGGGCGCGGCTGCATCTCCGGTAACGGGGCAGCCAGTGCGATGCGCGCCGCTCACCCATGCACTCGGGAGCGGAGGCCCGAGGAGCACTGCAAGTTCCGGGCCGGCCTGGGCTGCAAGGCAGCTCTCTGAAAAGCAAGAGATGGGGTTCGGGGGGAGAGTGTTGTCCGGCGAGCTTGGGACCCAGCTTCATCCGGGATGGAGGCAGGACACGGGTTCCCTCAGCTAGAGGCACCGTAGGGAATCTGCGCCCATCCTGGACTGCATGAGATCccgtctcagaaaacaaaacccccagaggGGCGCAGACCGCCCATCTGAACGCGTGGTCTGAAAAGTGACCCTAGGTGTGGTCGCTCATCACAGGCCGGGCCTGCATGGCCAGCAGGTGTTGGTCCTCAGCTTGTGCGTCTCGACTCCTTTGGGGTCGATGGACTCTTGCATGGGGGTCCCATCTCAGATTTTTACCATTGGTAACAGTAACAAAACTACTGtcgtgaagtagcaacaaaatacttttatggttgggcgccaccacaccctgcattaaagggtcgcaggaTCAGGAAGGTGAGAGCCGCTGGCTTCGAGGGAGGCCTGTCTGAAGGGAGGGGTCATAGTGACAGACCCCGCCCCTCAGGGGAACGTGGGAGCTTTCCAGGAGAGCAGGTGTGTGCAGACTGTGCTCGCATCCCTGTTGTCAGGCTGATGCGAGCCCTTTGGAGTGACATCCAGCTTTTCCTTGTGGGAGACCTGCTGCCCCAGATCCAGTGCTGGGTGGGTCAGGTGCTGAGAACCCGAGACTCCATCAAAGCTGGGCTtggcctgtagtcccagctcgGGAGAGGCACAGGGCAGTCCTGGGCGCTCACGGCCAGTCAGCCTCACCAGGTGATGACCTGAAGATTCAGTGAGGGACTCTGTCCCCAACATAAGATGCAGAAGGTGAGGATGGCCCAGGGtggacctctgaccttcacgcgTGCACACAGGAAATCCCCAGAGTTCCGGATCCTAGCAGGAAAGCAGGGACTCTGGAGCAGATGGCCAGCCAGGCCTCCAGTCAGTCAAGGCCGAGGCCTGCCTGAGTCCCTCGGCTCTGCCTGCCCAGGATCCAAGCTGTGGGAGCCAGAGCAGGCGGGCAGCGGGGCACTGGAGCTGAGCTCTGTCTCCTGCCGCAGGTGTTCGCTCCTGGGAGGATGTGGACCCCGCCGTCTGCAGCCTGGATGAGCAGCTCAAGGCCTTTGTGTCCCGGCACTCGGCCACCTTCTCCAGCATTGTGAAAGGTGACCTGTCCCCTCCGCCTCCCCGGTATTCCCTGTGCCCACTCACTGATGCCAGGGTGCTGAGTGACAGCCGGGCATGGGGTGGGGCATCGCCGCGGCCTGTGCACTGCTCCCCTGACCTGGAGATCTGCCTCAGCCGGGACAGTAGGAGCAGGGCCCAGGCGTGAGAGCAAGCAGCCACTCTGGGGAGGGCCTCGGGGCCGAGAACCCGCAGGGTGCTCTCAGTCGAtagggaagcagagatggggtGCAGGCCAGCTCCCCCGGGGATCCAGGGTGGCCAGAGCAGCCACTGGCCACTTTGTGGGTATTACTTGTCGCTCAGCTCCTGGCCAGGAGGTTGAGTCACCACCTACAGCTGCTGGAGGGGAAGGAAGTGTCCATCTAATTGTCCCTTCCAGTCACAGTGGCTTCCTGACCCCtggtggggtggagacagagcTGGAAATGCAGTGTGCTGTGTGACCTGCACAGCCCCGGGAAAGCCCATCTGGGCAGTGACACCTTCTCCCGCTGAGTCCCCCTGGGCCGACTGAAGCCGCTCTCCTGTTCTACCCAGCCTTACGGAGCCTcctggctggggctgggctgagcTGCGAGGGTGGCATCGGGCCTTGACTCTTGTCCCTGCTCCAGGCCCCGGGCATCCTTGGGTCTCCATGTGCCCTCGTCTTGGCTCATGGCTCTATCGGGGGCCTGGAGCccccgtgtgggtcctggggcttgagTCCCTTGGTGGCAGGATTTGGCATCAGGCCGGCCTGATGCCGAGCCAGGGCCTGGACCTGTCGTCCCACAGGCCAGCGGAGCCTGCACCACCGTGGAGAGACGCTGGAGACGCTGGTCCTGCTGAACCCTTCCGACAAGTCCCTGTGCGATGAGGTAGGAGCAGGTGACCTGGGGAGGGATCTGCCCTGTCCACCCTCACACCGCCCAGCTTCCTCTCTCGTGGGCGTGGACAGGAAGGCTGGagccttgggggaggggatgaTGTGTCTAGCTGGAGGCCTGTGGGGGAGGTCCTGCAGCCTGACCCAGGAGCTGTCTGAGGTGCTGGGAGCCTTGACTTTGGCCAGACAGCCCTGGGTTCACCGCTGCCGGCCACAAGGGGTCTTTCAGCATTTTTCATCGAGAATGGTTCCCATGGGGGGGCTGACTTGTACTTTCATAGAGGAGCCTTGCCTTTAAAATGACACCTAGGTGGGTCTGCTAGGCCGGCGATGTCAGCTGGAGCAGGGGAGGGGCCGCGGGGGAGGGACCGCGGGGAGGGGGTTGTGCCCACACCCGCCGGGCTCCGCCTACCCTGCAGCCTCTCAGTTCCTCCACAGCCGCAGTCAGACTCGGGTGTGAGTTCAGAGCCGAGGCCTGGCCTGGGCGCTGCTCACCAGGCTCCTCACCCACAGCTCCGGAACCTCCTGATGGACCCCGCCCCTCACAAACTGCTGGTGCTGGCCGGCCCCTGCCTGGAGGAGACCGGGGAGCTGCTGCTGCAGACCGGGGGGTTCTCAGCGCAGCACTTCCTGCAGGTGCTGGAGGACAAGGAGGTGAGCTGAGCCCCGGGTTCTCCTCGCTGTCCCCTCGCACCGctctggggtgggaagagggcGCCAGAGCTGCCCTCAACTGCGCAGTGGAGTGTGGGGAGCGGGCGCGGAACCGCGGGCCAGGGGCGCCAGGGGGCCGAGCCGGGCGGGTCTGGGCCGCCTAGCGGCGGGTTGGGGATTGGTGAGCGCACAGGTCCTCAGGTCCGGGTGGCCCTACAGGTCCAGGACGCGCTGGCCTCGGCGCCCACGGCCCCTCCGGCCCTCACCGTGTCCTGCCCGACTTTCGGGGACTGGGCGCAACTGGGCCCCTTGCCCGGGCTGCGGCTGCGACTGAACCCCCCCGCGCGGCTGCCGCCCTCCGAGGGTCTGCGGGCCTTTCTGGAGTACGTGGCCGAGTCGCTGGAGCCGCCCTCGCCCTTCGAGCTGCTGGAGCCGCCGGCCGCGGGGGGCTTCCTGCGCCTGGCGCGGCCCTGCTGCTACGTCTTCCCGGGCGGCCTGGGCGACGCCGCCTTCTTCGCGGTCAACGGCTTCACCGTGCTGGTCAACGGCGGCTCCAACCCCAAGTCGAGCTTCTGGAAGCTGGTGCGGCACCTGGACCGCGTGGACGCTGTGCTGGTGACCCACGCGGGGGCCGACAGCCTGCCTGGCCTCAATAGCCTGCTGCGCCGCAAGTTGGCGGAGCGAGAGGCGGCCGCGGGGCCGCAGGGAGAGCGCGAGGAGAGGCTGCGGCGGCTGCTGTCGCCCGCCCTGGGTGTCGTGTTCCTGAACGCACGCCAAGCGGCGTCCCGGCTGCGCGGCGGCGAGGACGAGGCGGTGTGCGCCCGGGGCCTGCTGCGGAGCCTGGGCATCGCGCCGCTGCCCCTGCAGCGAGGCTCGCAGCCCGCACAGCCCACCGTCCTCTTTGAGAAGCTGGGGGTCGGCCGCCTGGAGCTCTTCGTGCTGCACCCGCCGCCTGGGGACCCCGCCGCACCGGCCTGCGCGCTGCTGGTGTGGCAGCCAGCGGCACCCGGCGACAAGGTGGTGCGCGTGCTGTTCCCGGGCCGCACGCCGCCCGCGCGCCTGCTGGACGGGCTGCAGCGCCTGCAGCACCTGCCGTGCCTGCGGCGGCCCGTGGTCACCGCGCGTGACTTGGATGCGCCCGCCAGGGCCGACAGCCAGGACAGCCTGGCCTCCCGGGACAGCTCCCGCAAAGAGCAGGTCCGCAGCGCCGTCAGCGGCTCCACCAGCAGGAGCACCGTGCGGAGGGAGCCTGCCCCGCCCGCGCGTGACCCGAAGAAAGACCCCCGACCCGGGCCCACGCGGCCTACCGTCCGCGACACGCGCCGCTCCGGGCCGGCCGTCACCAACACGAAGCCTCGCTTGGCACAGAACGGGCCTCGAGCCCCGGGTCCGGCGGGGCCGCCTGCAGCCCCTGTGCCCAAGTGCCCAGGGGAAGCGGGGAGCAGCGTGGAGCCCGAGCGGCCACCTGCCCCCTCCCCGACCCTGTCCCCAGCGCGGTCCCCACCTCCCACCGCACCTGGCAGCAGCCCCGAGCGCCTGTCGCTCAGCCCGCTGCGCCCCGAGCCGGCCGCGGACGCCTCCCCCTCGGCCACCACGCCCACGCTGACCACGCCCTCGCTGCCCGCCGAGCTGGGCTCCCCGCACTCCACCGAGGTAGACGAGTCGCTGTCGGTGTCCTTCGAGCAGGTGCTGCCCGCCGCCGGCGACGCGGGGCTCAGCCTCCCCCTGCGCCTTGCGCGCCGCTCCACATCCCCGCACGATGTGGACCTGTGCCTCGTGTCACCCTGTGAGTTTGCGCACCGCAAGCCGCCCCCTCCCGCGTCTCCGGGCAGCTCCGACAGCAGCGCCCGTTCTCAGGAGCGGCCGCCCGAGACGCCGCCCACGTCGGTGAGCGAGTCCCTGCCCACGCTGTCTGACTCTGACCCGGTGCCGGCCGCGGACTCCGACGACGAGGCGGGCAGTGAGAGTGCAGCCAGGGACCCGCCGCCCACGCCCCGTGTGCCGCCACCGCTGCCCGACGCGCCCGGCATCTGCATGGTGGACCCCGAAGCGCTGCCGCCCCGTGCCAGGCAGCCCCCCAACCCTGCCAATCCTAGTCGCA
It includes:
- the Map1s gene encoding microtubule-associated protein 1S isoform X2, which codes for MDPAPHKLLVLAGPCLEETGELLLQTGGFSAQHFLQVLEDKEVQDALASAPTAPPALTVSCPTFGDWAQLGPLPGLRLRLNPPARLPPSEGLRAFLEYVAESLEPPSPFELLEPPAAGGFLRLARPCCYVFPGGLGDAAFFAVNGFTVLVNGGSNPKSSFWKLVRHLDRVDAVLVTHAGADSLPGLNSLLRRKLAEREAAAGPQGEREERLRRLLSPALGVVFLNARQAASRLRGGEDEAVCARGLLRSLGIAPLPLQRGSQPAQPTVLFEKLGVGRLELFVLHPPPGDPAAPACALLVWQPAAPGDKVVRVLFPGRTPPARLLDGLQRLQHLPCLRRPVVTARDLDAPARADSQDSLASRDSSRKEQVRSAVSGSTSRSTVRREPAPPARDPKKDPRPGPTRPTVRDTRRSGPAVTNTKPRLAQNGPRAPGPAGPPAAPVPKCPGEAGSSVEPERPPAPSPTLSPARSPPPTAPGSSPERLSLSPLRPEPAADASPSATTPTLTTPSLPAELGSPHSTEVDESLSVSFEQVLPAAGDAGLSLPLRLARRSTSPHDVDLCLVSPCEFAHRKPPPPASPGSSDSSARSQERPPETPPTSVSESLPTLSDSDPVPAADSDDEAGSESAARDPPPTPRVPPPLPDAPGICMVDPEALPPRARQPPNPANPSRSRKAPGRPSSASATPKAASLAVKTKGPAGDRARPLSARSEPADKPGRVPLSRKPSVPKTVSKVASATRLSSGSNSRPASAAGSPVYLDLAYLPGGGAGHLDQDFFLRVRALCYVISGQGQRQEEGLRAVLDALLAGKQRWDLDLQVTLIPTFDSAVMHRWYEETHEQHQALGIRVLGSGSMVSMQDEAFPACKVEF
- the Map1s gene encoding microtubule-associated protein 1S isoform X1, which codes for MAAEMAAPEAAAAPSSLLLLVVGGECGCPGLLAYVLAELERGVRSWEDVDPAVCSLDEQLKAFVSRHSATFSSIVKGQRSLHHRGETLETLVLLNPSDKSLCDELRNLLMDPAPHKLLVLAGPCLEETGELLLQTGGFSAQHFLQVLEDKEVQDALASAPTAPPALTVSCPTFGDWAQLGPLPGLRLRLNPPARLPPSEGLRAFLEYVAESLEPPSPFELLEPPAAGGFLRLARPCCYVFPGGLGDAAFFAVNGFTVLVNGGSNPKSSFWKLVRHLDRVDAVLVTHAGADSLPGLNSLLRRKLAEREAAAGPQGEREERLRRLLSPALGVVFLNARQAASRLRGGEDEAVCARGLLRSLGIAPLPLQRGSQPAQPTVLFEKLGVGRLELFVLHPPPGDPAAPACALLVWQPAAPGDKVVRVLFPGRTPPARLLDGLQRLQHLPCLRRPVVTARDLDAPARADSQDSLASRDSSRKEQVRSAVSGSTSRSTVRREPAPPARDPKKDPRPGPTRPTVRDTRRSGPAVTNTKPRLAQNGPRAPGPAGPPAAPVPKCPGEAGSSVEPERPPAPSPTLSPARSPPPTAPGSSPERLSLSPLRPEPAADASPSATTPTLTTPSLPAELGSPHSTEVDESLSVSFEQVLPAAGDAGLSLPLRLARRSTSPHDVDLCLVSPCEFAHRKPPPPASPGSSDSSARSQERPPETPPTSVSESLPTLSDSDPVPAADSDDEAGSESAARDPPPTPRVPPPLPDAPGICMVDPEALPPRARQPPNPANPSRSRKAPGRPSSASATPKAASLAVKTKGPAGDRARPLSARSEPADKPGRVPLSRKPSVPKTVSKVASATRLSSGSNSRPASAAGSPVYLDLAYLPGGGAGHLDQDFFLRVRALCYVISGQGQRQEEGLRAVLDALLAGKQRWDLDLQVTLIPTFDSAVMHRWYEETHEQHQALGIRVLGSGSMVSMQDEAFPACKVEF